A portion of the Harpia harpyja isolate bHarHar1 chromosome 15, bHarHar1 primary haplotype, whole genome shotgun sequence genome contains these proteins:
- the LOC128151756 gene encoding dynactin subunit 2-like — MLPYQKLEMLSNPPQHHFEYLQYRVPSHPAFRAQETVQVLQAKVNILDVAVLDQVEAWLQSVLGKVNEIAKHKATVQDADIQSKIHQTYETMQHWDPVASTLPDVVQRLVTLRDLHEQATQFGQVLMHLDTTQQEIVGALKANTMRLAEVQKTMKENLAVVEDNFADIDARVKRLQK, encoded by the exons aatatttgcaataCCGTGTTCCCTCTCACCCTGCTTTCCGTGCCCAGGAGACCGTGCAGGTCCTGCAGGCCAAGGTGAACATCCTGGACGTGGCTGTGCTGGACCAAGTGGAGGCCTGGCTGCAG AGCGTCCTGGGGAAGGTGAATGAAATTGCCAAGCACAAGGCAACCGTGCAAGATGCCGACATCCAGAGCAAG ATCCACCAGACCTATGAGACGATGCAGCACTGGGACCCTGTGGCCAGCACCTTGCCTGATGTTGTGCAGAGGCTGGTGACCCTCAGGGACCTGCATGAGCAAg ccaCACAGTTTGGGCAGGTCCTCATGCACTTGGACACCACGCAGCAGGAGATAGTGGGTGCTCTCAAGGCCAACACCATGCGGCTGGCTGAG GTccagaagacaatgaaggaaaacCTGGCTGTCGTAGAGGACAACTTTGCGGACATAGATGCCCGTGTCAAGCGGCTGCAGAAGTGA